In a single window of the Rhodamnia argentea isolate NSW1041297 chromosome 2, ASM2092103v1, whole genome shotgun sequence genome:
- the LOC115737530 gene encoding LOW QUALITY PROTEIN: probable sodium/metabolite cotransporter BASS1, chloroplastic (The sequence of the model RefSeq protein was modified relative to this genomic sequence to represent the inferred CDS: deleted 2 bases in 2 codons), translating into MQSPALLSSCNGRSIVFDHQPPSAPTIRDPSRANLILEPRFKFRTFPSSKSISPSPPSTSTSRHSIAISRCLWPSKGPECPPFVNSTSRVGTDVWRLHCGVSTNTFDASEGRSLRDWIELVGEVISTAFPIWVALGCLLGLVKPSCYDWVKPKWTVLGIAVTMLGMGMTLSFDDLRGALAMPKELISGFVLQYSVMPISGFLVSKFLNLPSHYAAGLILVGCCPGGTASNIVTYIARGNVALSVLMTAASTVSAVIMTPFLTSKLAGQYVAVDAAGLLLSTLQVVLLPVLAGAFLNQYFQSLVKLVSPLMPPIAVATVAVLCGNAIAQSSSAILMSGRQVLLAASLLHASGFFFGYILSRVLGLDVPSAKTVSIEVGMQNSVLGVVLATQHFGNPLTAVPCAVSSVCHSIFGSVLAGIWRRSSPSQKLE; encoded by the exons ATGCAGTCCCCAGCCTTGCTCTCCTCCTGTAATGGAAGAAGCATCGTCTTCGATCACCAACCCCCGTCAGCTCCCACAATACGCGATCCATCGAGAGCTAATCTGATACTCGAACCCCGCTTCAAATTCCGCACCTTCCCATCATCAAAATCGATCTCGCCCTCGCCC CCGTCGACGTCGACTTCTCGTCATTCGATCGCGATATCTCGATGCCTTTGGCCGTCC AAAGGACCGGAATGCCCTCCTTTTGTCAATTCCACTTCGAGAGTGGGGACTGACGTCTGGCGGCTTCACTGTGGAGTTTCGACGAACACCTTCGATGCGAGCGAGGGTAGAAGCTTACGAGACTGGATTGAGCTGGTGGGTGAGGTGATATCGACGGCATTCCCCATATGGGTGGCGCTGGGGTGCTTGCTGGGGCTCGTGAAGCCGAGTTGCTACGACTGGGTCAAGCCCAAGTGGACCGTTCTTGGGATTGCGGTGACCATGCTTGGCATGGGTATGACCCTCAGTTTCGATGATCTTCGTGGCGCTTTGGCCATGCCCAAGGAGTTGATCTCCGGCTTTGTGCTCCAGTACTCG GTTATGCCAATCTCTGGATTTCTTGTTAGCAAGTTTTTGAATCTACCTTCACATTATGCAGCCGGATTAATATTGGTTGGCTGTTGTCCTGGCG GGACGGCAAGTAATATAGTCACTTATATTGCACG GGGAAATGTTGCTCTTTCAGTGTTGATGACAGCAGCAAGCACTGTATCAGCTGTG ATAATGACTCCATTTCTGACCTCCAAACTTGCTGGACAGTATGTTGCGGTTGATGCAGCTGGATTGCTGCTTTCGACGCTTCAG GTAGTCCTTCTTCCTGTCCTGGCCGGTGCATTTCTTAACCAGTATTTCCAGAGTTTGGTTAAGTTAGTTTCCCCCTTGATGCCACCTATTGCTGTGGCAACTGTGGCTGTATTATGTGGAAATGCAATTGCACAGAGCTCTTCGGCAATACTCATGTCAGGCCGACAAGTTCTGCTTGCCGCATCACTTCTTCATGCATCTGGATTTTTCTTTGGCTATATACTCTCTAGAGTACTTGGGCTGGATGTCCCATCAGCAAAAACTGTCTCGATCGAGGTGGGAATGCAG AACTCAGTGCTGGGAGTAGTTCTGGCCACACAACATTTTGGGAACCCACTGACGGCAGTGCCATGTGCAGTCTCAAGTGTATGTCATTCGATTTTCGGCAGTGTCTTGGCAGGAATCTGGAGACGCTCTTCGCCCTCTCAAAAGCTTGAGTAG